One window of the Methanomassiliicoccales archaeon genome contains the following:
- a CDS encoding PHP domain-containing protein, with amino-acid sequence MRYWQRYSKYLLSGEWHIHTNLTDGLCSIDDICLRARELGIPLIAFTEHIRNVPSYDPHQFIESVYACRNEFPDVIILCGFEVKILEDGEPNADKGYLEKGDYNIFAFHSFPEDKDLYLDALMNAIKNRLFDCWGHPGLVNGQIFPLEENYLRSIFSLMKEREMLLEVNEKYAVPSIEWIPLIREYEVQLVRGSDVHSLEHLSARSMCLEKVLSVASS; translated from the coding sequence ATGAGATACTGGCAAAGGTATTCCAAGTATCTGCTCAGCGGAGAATGGCATATCCATACGAATCTTACTGATGGGTTATGTTCAATCGACGACATTTGTCTTCGGGCTAGAGAACTTGGCATACCCCTTATTGCTTTTACGGAACACATTCGTAATGTGCCATCATATGATCCTCACCAATTCATCGAAAGCGTTTATGCATGCAGAAATGAATTTCCAGATGTGATAATTCTCTGCGGATTTGAAGTAAAGATTTTGGAAGACGGCGAGCCAAATGCCGATAAAGGATATCTTGAAAAGGGCGATTATAACATTTTTGCATTTCATTCTTTTCCAGAGGATAAAGATCTCTACCTTGATGCTCTCATGAACGCGATAAAGAACCGTCTTTTCGACTGTTGGGGGCATCCTGGTCTTGTAAATGGCCAGATATTTCCGTTGGAAGAAAACTATTTGAGATCAATCTTTTCCCTCATGAAGGAAAGGGAAATGTTGCTAGAGGTGAATGAAAAATATGCTGTTCCTTCAATTGAATGGATCCCTCTCATCAGGGAATACGAGGTTCAGCTCGTTAGGGGATCGGATGTTCATTCTTTAGAACACCTATCTGCAAGATCGATGTGCTTGGAAAAAGTACTGTCCGTTGCATCTTCATGA